The DNA segment TTAatctcatgaaaaataaaatcatctgTCCCTTTAAGTGTCACCATAGCAGGTCCCGCTCCGTACTAATGGATTTACTTGCTTACTCGTGATGGATTTACTTGCAAGGCTTTCCTTGTTCTAATTGGTGCTTGAAGCCATGATACTCAAAAAATAAGATAAATGGGTCACGATCTTCCACGGCAGGCAAAGGATCAGCTTCTTAGATGAGAACATGACTCTAGGAGATAGAATCAAGGTGCTGGTCTGATCCTGGTCACTGAATGAGGTTTATCCTGATAAGAAAATAGCTCAAGTAAACTATACATCTCAACTCTTAATTTATCCAGGCTACACCAGATTCCTCTGTAAATCTTTATTGATTGACCAAGGAGTCTAAATACGAAACTCGTCGCAATTACTCAAGCAGTTACAACTCAGAAGTTCTACCCACATCGATATGCAAAGTGAATAAAAAGATTGGTGGTGATCCTCTTCTAAATGTGGTTATGATCATTCATCACAAATAACAGACCATCTACTGTAAACATGTGGTTCTGTAAGAACTCAAAGCAAAAGTAACATCGCAAACTTTAACAATCGAGACTGGATTCAGCCGACACAAAATAAAGCAGCAGAAATAGTAATCCACAGGAAAATATTGTTCAATTCTCGTGTTTTATTGCCCACATTCTACCTATATTAACAAGAAACCTTACGAGCCATCAGAAATATAACTTacttttaccaaattacatgtaACGTTAATGCTACTATTTTGAACTGAATTTGTGTTTTAACCATCAAATCATTAATTTCTAATTACCATTTTCAGGGAAATATAACTGCTCAcactgaaaaaaaagaaaagcatgaaaatatcaaccaagtTTCGACAACTTTtcagtaattatttttgtgtCTGCATTTATAAGCATAATCTCTCTATGCAAGATTTCTTTTTATGGTGAATAAGTCCGACAAAAAAGCCTAGTTCTATTATACAATTGTACCACCCACGTCAATCGTTTATCCTAAGGTCCATCTGACTTCTCACAAATGTCAATTGTCGATCTTACTTTTTTTTTCAAGACTTTACTAGTCTTAGTAATGATTTATTATGGAAATAAAAGGACAGACATAACAGGTAAACTTAATGCATACTGTGCTGCTATCCTAAGACTGTTTAGCCAATAATTGGCAGCATTGCTTGTGCTTAAAACACTAACATGTAGGAAAACATGAAAACGACAGGAGATGGAAAAGGAACACAGATATTACCAGAAGATAGACAACCTTCGCAGCTGGACATACAAATTCGACAAGTATGATATGATATGAAGTTAACCATAATAGTGGAAATTCAGAGTAATAAACTGACTAGGAGAGATGTTACGTCCAAGGATTCCCGATTTATGAGTAGACCTCAAAATGAAGTTTCGATTAATTCACCCTTTTCATGCATTGATCCGGTTTGCTATGCTAGATAATTAAAGGGATATGTCCCTCAAATTATCTACTTGATCGATTGCCAGAACCGTCAGGCTCACCAGCGGCTAGCGTAAGATTTTCTACCGACACTACTGGGCAGGCACACAGGAACCTAAAATGCAATCGCAAATATAAGTCACAATCAGGTTTGGCTTTTTCTTTGTGCATTTGATTTTGCTTGATAATGTCGCCTGCTTTTCAATAACATTTGGAACGACAATAAGAAATTATGTAGCAGATGGCATTTCTGAAACAAAGATACAAATCATACTCATACCTATCGCCCGTGACATGGCCAGTATGCCGTGGACGCGAGCTCCGTTCAAATATATCACCCGTCCCCCGGCCGCTTCTATCCTGGCCAGCTCATCCGGTCGGTCCGGCTGCCAAATAATTAGTTTTTATTACCTCCTCAAACCCTAACCCCAAATATCACACAAGCGTTACTATCTACTATGGCATATATCACCGTTTCCCGAATCCCGTCAACAACGTGTCGGTTCGGGTGACACGTGTCACATCGAATCGAATTTACTAGAATATCCGTCTCCCCAAGTACTCACGAAAACCACGTGGCGAGAGGTGGTTGCACTAGATGCAATGGCCCTTTGGCCGTTTGGACCCGCGTGATAATTGCAAGGAATGCCACTGGACTGACCTTGTGGTCGGAGGACAGCGGCACCGCCCGGCCGCCTCGGCTGAGCACCGTCCGAGAGTCCCCACAGTTGGCGACGAAGATCCGACTACCGCCGACGATCGCTACCGCCGCCGTGGACCCCACAATCTCGGACTCGATCCCCGACCGCTCGCAGCCGCACGGTGGCATCCCGACCTTCCCGCACGCGCAAGCCGTCAGCGCCAGCTCGTCCATCCGCGCGAAGCTCCGCCCTACCGCGGCCCGCATCCACGCCTCCTCCTCCGTCTCCGCGCGGCCCAGCTCCTCCGCCAGCAGAATGTGCATCCGCTCTTTGCACAGATCTGCGACCTGCGTCGCGAGGTTCAGGTTGTTCATCAGACGGCTAAGATCGCCCAAATCACCGTTTGGAACAGCTTGAAGTATGGAGTGATAAATTCGGGCGTCGGTATCACCGTCCATTTTGATAATTTCTTTAGAGGAATAAATAGATAATTTCTTTTTCTCATCATATCACAAACATTTTGATAGAAAAACAAAACCAAACATTCGAAATGTAGTCATCTTTTCCGAAAATTCGGAAACTAATCAGATTATTACTGTTCGGTGCTTAAACTTAAAATGAAGATTAAATTGCGATATTAAAGAACAGGAGAGGAGAGGTAGGGCTTCGAAACTTACGTGGGCGCCACCGTGGCCGTCGAAGACGGCGAAGAAATGAAGCGGCGGGCTGCCTTCCGCCCGGAAGAAGCCCGGCCGGACCGAGATAGCGTCTTCCATCTCCCTCGACCGACCCGAAAGCGATATTGATCCGAACGCGACGGGGTGCTCGGCCGGCGCCAACCGAGAAGTCGACCCGATCGCCCGAGCACAAGCTTCTCCGACAGAGACGGACGACGACGAGGGTGCGGCACAACAGGAGCCCTGCGGGTGAGGATGAGGAGCAGCAGCGTCGTCACCGGCGGTCCGGCTCCGCTTCTGGCCCACGGCGAATCCGAAGGGGTCCGGCTCCTCTCGCCGCTTTCCTGTCATTCTTGGACTCGGCGGGGGATCGTCTTCGCCGGCAGCCTCGAGACGGCCGATCTCGAGCCGCCGGCGCCCCGAGGACTCGCCGTCGCCGGCCATCTTCTCGATGCAAACGGCGCCCATTAAAGGCCGGAACCGGCTGAAgggggcgagggcgagggcaggaTGCGATCCCCGCCGTAGACCATCTCCGGCAGGTGGATTTCGTTGGGAGGGTGCCTTCAATCGAACAAGGAGGACGAAGCAGGGGGGGCGGCGTGGGGGTGGGGAGGGGGGGAGAAGGTCTCTTCCTTACAACGAACGGGATGTAGCTGCGTAGAGTACTTTGTGTGTGCTGTTTTGTTTGTTATGGACTCAATATTATTAAAGAAGAGATGGGGGAAGGGACGTAGCTGCTCGTTGCGTTTGTCGTGGAAGCCAGCTCGAGGTGGCCGTCACCGACCGCCATGTACCGACACGTGTACGGGTTCGACCCACCCCCTTCGCCTTTGCTCGCTGTCTGAATACCCCTCTCCTCTTTTTAAGTTGAAAAAATAATTATCTCCGTATTATATTCCAGCACGTGCATCGTACACGGCCAAATAAGCAAGGATTCAATCGACGGCTCGGATTTAATCCTGATATCACGTGAGCTGCATCCTCCGGTGGGATACCctactgtaacggacaaacttctaaacaagatgttggatgtaatgcttatgtctgtccgttgtcttttggcatgttcatgccttgtatagcaggtagaggggcggccgaaggcttataagtcccattttagttgggttggtggcctctttaggcttgtaaataaaggttgtgtcatgtggacacgttcgagagcttttcggtctgtaatggaccattttaccctttgttgtgcaactattcagagcttgtaaagtctgtttgtaatttgcattgtctatgaagtgtttttcggacatgtttgcttgtggatcccgattgaggcgttcttttaacccgttctctcttttgttggtcctaagggacaatgggaggcttcggggaggctgacctttgcggacggaggcgcgagggtgccgcacgccttaggcaaaaccagctaaggtcgtgacaatatggtatcagagcagggcaagcactcatagaaacacttgacatgcaaatgtgggggacctagcggggctgcgttgagggcagtcatcacacgcgcgaccgtttgagggaaaacgggcatggagatgtagggaaaggagtcgctcagaggagcgagcatccgagattggcattcagaggaatggccaacccttcgcgcaagaggcaccacgagaacaggcaagcttggttgaatgcggagcgcacaaaggctgggatggctgagtttgagctacggctcaacgttgacaactatacttgatggtgctctaggcaagcgaggcgcttggcaagaatgagaccatccaaggtggaatgagttgctcaacgaccaaaagagttatgcaaagctcacagaggtgaggggaattgctaactcgaagaatttggtactcatgcatgggcttgtatgcggacgatggaatgttcgtggccatcccaaggcgaccaagactcggcgccatggagcattgaaactttctcttcggcaggcgaaggatacgtccggaggaggctgaaatgtgcaacgagttcagcatgttgctaggccttgaggggtgcagcggtggttgtattgacgtggaggcgcaacctagcaagtgcgtctgcaggaggcagaacaatgcacagtttgttcagcagatcggagtagtccaaggggatggtggtctctgaaacgaagagagatgttgctccaacgggacagttatccaggagggataagtctcggcactccagagggagaatcatgtgagacggacttcacatgttgaggaggagtacctcacaaacaacaacttcacgaagctcgatggaccgagcaagcggcgaggagttgtcgcttgatctcgctcgagagaatgcattggtggatgcattgcgagatcaagtgggggagcaacctgaagcaacttaaatgaaggcacacttagagtcgatatggagatcggactcaagggagggctgacccgtggaatgaagggcgcgagggccaccatcgactcaatgcaaaaacgaggagcggagcaacttgggtgtaacttggcgaagtacccaagccgcatgaaggtagccaacagagaagttggaacatggagcagaagcacagtgctttccttagacagaggtcaaagacatggactgttgcagaggcaagggtaggatcatgttgttccatgggtccttcattctgacggagcggactcatcttgcatggtgccaaagacgaagggagcttctgggcacatgcaccttatctcggaggagcatttgatggaggaactaaggcgactcaatttgcggaggcgaagttgggttcaggaggccttagcacggggcaagaggacgcagaggcggctactcttgaagaatatgccacagtgttgccattcaagttgccatgaaggaagcagtgcgcagcggagattgtgctggtaggggcagaggcccaggatccagacaatggtgcataaactatagtgaagtcggtggacttcgggagctactaggcgacggactgtcctagagcggtgcttcatctaggtgtgacccaagagtgggtggatgaaggtcgattgccaaaggagcgaacaaattcgaaagtggaggagaccctgcgatgtattggcagaggccacacatggagggttcacaattcgagtttattccacaaggatcagaatgcaatggagatgtcaccaggaggcgacatggtgcagcggatc comes from the Musa acuminata AAA Group cultivar baxijiao chromosome BXJ2-8, Cavendish_Baxijiao_AAA, whole genome shotgun sequence genome and includes:
- the LOC135619129 gene encoding probable protein phosphatase 2C 68; this encodes MGAVCIEKMAGDGESSGRRRLEIGRLEAAGEDDPPPSPRMTGKRREEPDPFGFAVGQKRSRTAGDDAAAPHPHPQGSCCAAPSSSSVSVGEACARAIGSTSRLAPAEHPVAFGSISLSGRSREMEDAISVRPGFFRAEGSPPLHFFAVFDGHGGAHVADLCKERMHILLAEELGRAETEEEAWMRAAVGRSFARMDELALTACACGKVGMPPCGCERSGIESEIVGSTAAVAIVGGSRIFVANCGDSRTVLSRGGRAVPLSSDHKPDRPDELARIEAAGGRVIYLNGARVHGILAMSRAIGDKYLKPSVISEPEIRVVERTGEDECLIVASDGLWDVLPNDLACDVARRCLEEADPTRESEDTLGGDSRGTREEEQASDARCSLAATLLARLALGRKSADNISVIVIDLRRKQR